The proteins below come from a single Geobacillus thermoleovorans genomic window:
- a CDS encoding acetylornithine transaminase codes for MSALFPTYNRWNIAVQSAEGTVVTDVNGKQYLDFVSGIAVCNLGHRHPHVQKGIEQQLNQYWHVSNLFTIPIQEEVASLLVAHSAGDYVFFCNSGAEANEAALKLARKHTGRHKVITFRQSFHGRTFATMAATGQEKVHSGFGPLLPEFIHLPLNDVDALKQAMSEEVAAVMLEVVQGEGGVRPVDPAFLQTASELCQQYGALLIIDEVQTGIGRTGKPFAYQHFDVEPDIITAAKGLGSGIPVGAMIGKAFLKESFGPGVHGSTFGGNPIAMAAAKATLEVVFDPAFLQDVQEKGRYLLARLHDALASLDIVKDVRGLGLLVGMECQTDVAPLLPLIHENGLLVLSAGPKVIRLLPPLVVTKAEIDEAVDILTNVLNNANASAVL; via the coding sequence ATGAGCGCGCTATTTCCGACTTACAACCGTTGGAATATCGCCGTCCAGTCGGCCGAAGGGACGGTGGTGACCGATGTGAATGGAAAACAATATCTCGACTTTGTTTCCGGCATTGCCGTCTGCAATCTCGGCCATCGCCATCCGCATGTCCAAAAGGGCATTGAACAACAGCTGAATCAATATTGGCACGTCTCGAACTTGTTTACGATCCCGATTCAAGAAGAGGTCGCCTCCTTGCTTGTCGCCCACAGCGCCGGCGATTATGTTTTTTTCTGCAACAGCGGGGCGGAAGCGAACGAGGCGGCGCTGAAGCTGGCGCGCAAACATACCGGGAGACACAAAGTCATTACGTTCCGCCAGTCGTTTCACGGCCGCACGTTCGCGACGATGGCGGCGACCGGGCAGGAGAAAGTGCATAGCGGTTTTGGTCCGCTGCTTCCGGAATTCATTCACTTGCCGCTGAATGATGTCGACGCGCTCAAGCAGGCGATGAGCGAAGAAGTGGCGGCAGTCATGCTTGAAGTCGTCCAAGGGGAAGGCGGCGTCCGCCCGGTTGACCCGGCGTTTTTGCAGACAGCGTCGGAGCTGTGTCAACAGTACGGGGCGCTTTTGATCATCGACGAAGTGCAAACCGGCATCGGCCGGACCGGGAAGCCGTTTGCGTACCAGCACTTTGATGTGGAGCCGGACATCATCACCGCAGCGAAAGGGCTTGGCAGCGGCATTCCGGTTGGGGCGATGATCGGCAAAGCGTTTTTGAAAGAATCGTTTGGACCTGGGGTGCACGGGTCGACGTTTGGCGGCAACCCGATCGCGATGGCCGCCGCCAAGGCGACGCTTGAAGTTGTGTTTGATCCGGCGTTTTTGCAAGATGTGCAGGAGAAAGGCCGCTATTTGCTTGCACGCCTCCATGACGCGCTCGCTTCGCTTGACATCGTCAAGGACGTGCGCGGGCTCGGGTTGCTGGTCGGAATGGAGTGCCAAACGGACGTCGCGCCGCTGTTGCCATTGATTCATGAAAACGGCTTGCTTGTCCTCTCGGCGGGGCCGAAGGTGATCCGCCTGCTGCCGCCGCTTGTGGTGACGAAAGCGGAAATCGATGAAGCGGTGGACATTTTAACAAACGTGTTGAACAACGCCAACGCCTCAGCCGTCTTGTAA
- a CDS encoding carbamoyl phosphate synthase small subunit, whose protein sequence is MKAYLHVASGKTFSGELAAPLEEKVSGEIVFFTGMTGYQEVLTDPSYKNQIIVFTYPLIGNYGINEDDFESKRPHVEAVVVYEASREGFHYGAKYSLAEYLQHWNIPLLTHVDTRALVKEIRTAGTMMAELSLSPISAVGGEEAVFPVRAVSTKTIETYGEAGPHLVLIDFGYKKSILQSLLARGCRVTVVPHDTAPEAIDALKPDGLVLSNGPGDPKQLSHQLPAIRQLIDRYPTLAICLGHQLVALAYGADTEKLRFGHRGANQPVWDAGKQKVMMTSQNHSYVVKEESLAGKPFDIRFINVNDGSVEGIVHRHKPILSVQYHPEAHPGPQDTGYIFDEFLQTVFKGENVYA, encoded by the coding sequence ATGAAAGCGTACTTGCATGTGGCGAGCGGAAAAACGTTCAGCGGGGAGCTCGCCGCTCCGCTTGAAGAAAAGGTGAGCGGGGAGATCGTTTTTTTCACCGGCATGACCGGGTATCAAGAAGTGTTGACCGACCCGTCGTATAAAAACCAAATCATCGTTTTTACGTACCCGCTCATCGGCAATTACGGCATCAACGAAGATGATTTTGAAAGCAAGCGGCCGCACGTCGAAGCGGTCGTCGTCTACGAAGCGAGCCGAGAAGGGTTTCATTACGGGGCGAAATACAGCTTGGCAGAATACTTGCAGCATTGGAACATTCCGCTTCTCACGCATGTGGACACGCGCGCCCTTGTGAAAGAAATCCGCACCGCTGGAACGATGATGGCGGAATTAAGTTTGTCGCCGATTTCAGCCGTTGGAGGCGAGGAAGCAGTATTTCCCGTGCGTGCGGTGTCAACGAAAACGATCGAAACATACGGCGAAGCCGGGCCGCATTTGGTGCTCATCGATTTCGGCTATAAAAAGTCGATTTTGCAGTCGCTCCTTGCACGCGGCTGCCGGGTGACGGTCGTGCCGCATGATACGGCGCCGGAAGCGATTGACGCGCTGAAACCGGACGGGCTTGTCCTCTCGAACGGCCCGGGCGATCCGAAACAGTTAAGCCATCAGCTTCCCGCTATCCGTCAGCTGATCGACCGGTATCCGACGCTTGCGATCTGCCTTGGCCATCAGCTTGTCGCCTTAGCGTACGGAGCGGATACGGAAAAACTCCGCTTCGGGCACCGCGGCGCCAATCAGCCGGTGTGGGACGCCGGGAAGCAAAAAGTGATGATGACATCGCAAAATCATAGTTACGTCGTCAAAGAGGAAAGCTTGGCGGGCAAGCCGTTTGACATCCGCTTCATCAACGTCAACGACGGCTCGGTCGAAGGCATCGTCCATCGCCATAAACCGATTTTGTCGGTGCAATACCATCCGGAGGCGCATCCGGGGCCGCAAGATACCGGCTATATTTTCGACGAATTTTTGCAAACCGTGTTCAAGGGAGAGAACGTGTATGCCTAA